The sequence CGCTGGCGCTGGCACAGCGTGGGGCCCACGTCGTCCTGCTAGGGCGGCGCTCCGACAGACTGAACGCGAAGGCCGACTACATCCGGAAGGCCCTCTCTGAGGAGCCTACGAGTGGTGGAGATCCAACCGTCGCCACGTTGGTCGTGGACTTCGCGGACATGGAGTCGGTGAGAGCCGCGGCGTCAGAGGTGCTCGGCCGGTTCCCGACCATCACCGGTCTAGTCTTGTCTGTCGGTGCCTATCTCCAGGGGGGACCCACCGTGCTCCCCAGTGGGCACGAGGTGATGTTCGCCACCAACGTGATGGGCCCGTTCCTCTTCACGCAGCTGCTGTTGGAGCGGATGGAAGCGTCAGGCGGACTGGTGCTCCACGTGATTGCCCCCTTCAGCGAAACGATAGACTGGGACGATTTGGAGAGCATCGAGAAGCACAGGTCGATGAAGGCCTTCAACCGGACCAAGACCTGCAATCGCGTCATCGCTGGAGAGTTGGCGCGGCGATATGCCGGAAGGATTTCGTCCGTCGCCTTTGATCCAACGTACGTGATCGACAAAACAGACCCCACCTTGGCACAGCGGTGGCCCTCTGGGTTGCGAGGCCTCCTCTGGCGCATGATGACGGTGTTGTTCGCGAAGCCCCCTGCTATTGCGGGGGAGCCCATTGCGGACCTGATGCTTTCCCATCGGGATCGGCGCGAGATCAATGGGGCCCTGTTCAAGCTAGGCCAGCGGGTCGAGAAGCCTGACAAGGCCATGCATGATGAGGTGTGCGGTGAGAAGTTGTGGACTCAGCTGGTTCACTCGACAGGTCTATGCAGTAGCAAACAGACGCTTCCGTAGCCCATAGCGGCGCTCCGAACACCCGTGCTTTGTCCCCATTGCGTGCCCCGCCCTCCTTTCCCCCGTGTCCACTACTTCCCCTAGAGTCATGCGCATACCTCGTCCTACCTCCTCATCGTCGCAGAACTGGTGCAGCTTCCGCAGTCGCCGAAGCGCGCTCTCGATAGGCTGCCTGCTCTGCGCGGCCAGCGTGGGCTCGATCCTGAGCATCGCGAGCGTGGGCTCGATCCTCAGCTTCGCGAGCGTCGGCTCGATCCTGAGCACGGGCAGCGTCGGCTCGATCCTGAGCGTGAAGTGCCGCGGCAGCATCCTCAGCGTGGGCCGCGACCGAGCCGTGCTAGGCATGCCACGCTCGGGAAAGAGGGAAAGCTGAAGCGTTCAAGCTCATGGCGGAACGAGCATTCGATATCGTGCTGTGGGGGGCGACCGGGGCCACCGGGCGCCGCGCCGCGCATCACCTGGCGAGGCGGTGCGGAGAAGTCGACCTGCAGCTTGCCATCGGCGGTCGAAACCGCGTCAAACTGGAAGCGGTGCGTGGCCGTCTATCCGAGGCGAACGACCTGGCCGATGCGGGGCGCCCGGTCGCGATCCTGGTGGGCGACAGCCACGACGCAGCGTTCATGGGCGAACTGGCTGCACAGGCGCGGGTGGTCGTGTC comes from Bacteroidota bacterium and encodes:
- a CDS encoding SDR family NAD(P)-dependent oxidoreductase yields the protein MTDTQTILIAGATGSIGGGAALALAQRGAHVVLLGRRSDRLNAKADYIRKALSEEPTSGGDPTVATLVVDFADMESVRAAASEVLGRFPTITGLVLSVGAYLQGGPTVLPSGHEVMFATNVMGPFLFTQLLLERMEASGGLVLHVIAPFSETIDWDDLESIEKHRSMKAFNRTKTCNRVIAGELARRYAGRISSVAFDPTYVIDKTDPTLAQRWPSGLRGLLWRMMTVLFAKPPAIAGEPIADLMLSHRDRREINGALFKLGQRVEKPDKAMHDEVCGEKLWTQLVHSTGLCSSKQTLP